Proteins co-encoded in one Macellibacteroides fermentans genomic window:
- a CDS encoding glutaminase domain-containing protein: protein MKRNLLFLFLVVLMASSCANNAVKTYSPVKVNKLRAPAYPLITIDPYTSAWSFTDKLNEDDVRHWTGKKHPLIGVLRVDGKSYRFMGKEETPLKEIIPTAATLSWDAAYTESKPGGDWTSVAFDDRSWKKAKAAFGTDGMPNLTTPWLSKDIWIRRNFELTENFASVPVYLEYSHDDIFELYINGIEFVATEYTWKNNVMVELSDEVKATLKPGKNIITAHCHNRTGGGYVDFGLFTTPETKTSFDTMAVQKSANVMPTQTFYTFECGPVQLDLIFTAPLLMDDLELMTTPINYVTYQVKSLDGAKHDVQIYFDATPQWAVNTDNQPVKSEKLEKNGITYLKTGTAEQNILGKKGDDVRIDWGYFYLAAAAEKQTSMKLGEYHAVKSEFNESGVLVAKEGEVSQKMQEEMPVLAYSRNLGMVDVSSSNGYLMIGYDDLYSIQYFNENLLPYWKRNGQVDIYQAFEKASSNYASVMQRCNDFDGTLMEQAAKDGGEMYAELCALAYRQAIAAHKLVESKEGDLLFFSKENFSNGSIGTVDVTYPSAPMFLVYNPELLKGMLNPIFYYSESGKWNKPFAAHDVGTYPLANGQTYGGDMPVEECGNMLTLTAAIAIMEGNTDYAKKHWTVLTTWADYLRKEGLDPENQLCTDDFAGHFAHNANLSVKAIMGIAGYGIMAEMMGEKEIANEYLSEAKAMAAKWESMANDGDHYKLTFDQAGTWSQKYNLIWDKLFASTIFASDIATKEMSYYRTKQNKYGLPLDSRKTYTKSDWILWSACLTDNPDDFKELLVPVYNYANETTTRMPLSDWHETTDGSSVGFRARSVVGGYFMKMLENKMKAVKTTTAGKND, encoded by the coding sequence ATGAAACGAAATCTTCTTTTTCTCTTTCTGGTTGTTTTGATGGCATCATCGTGCGCGAACAATGCAGTGAAGACCTATTCGCCTGTAAAAGTGAATAAATTACGGGCTCCGGCTTATCCGCTTATAACTATCGACCCTTATACCAGTGCCTGGTCGTTTACCGACAAATTGAACGAGGATGATGTACGCCACTGGACAGGTAAAAAGCATCCGCTCATTGGAGTTTTGCGTGTGGATGGGAAATCGTACCGTTTTATGGGAAAAGAGGAGACGCCTTTAAAAGAAATTATTCCAACGGCAGCTACTTTAAGTTGGGATGCCGCATATACCGAATCCAAACCGGGCGGCGACTGGACTTCAGTTGCCTTTGATGATCGTTCGTGGAAAAAAGCCAAAGCTGCATTTGGTACCGATGGAATGCCCAACCTTACTACTCCCTGGCTGTCGAAAGACATTTGGATTCGTCGTAATTTTGAACTTACAGAGAATTTTGCATCGGTTCCTGTTTATCTGGAATATTCGCACGATGATATATTCGAACTCTATATTAATGGAATAGAGTTTGTTGCTACAGAATACACCTGGAAAAACAATGTAATGGTTGAGTTGTCCGACGAGGTAAAAGCAACGTTAAAACCTGGAAAAAATATAATTACAGCTCATTGTCATAACCGTACCGGTGGAGGGTATGTAGACTTTGGCTTGTTTACTACACCCGAAACAAAAACATCTTTCGATACGATGGCTGTACAGAAGTCGGCCAACGTGATGCCTACACAAACATTCTATACGTTTGAATGCGGACCTGTTCAGCTTGACCTTATTTTTACAGCTCCATTGCTGATGGATGACCTGGAGCTGATGACTACGCCTATTAATTACGTTACTTATCAGGTTAAATCCCTCGACGGAGCAAAACATGATGTGCAGATTTATTTTGATGCCACACCCCAATGGGCTGTGAATACAGATAATCAGCCTGTGAAATCGGAGAAACTGGAAAAGAATGGAATTACCTATCTTAAAACAGGTACAGCCGAACAGAATATTCTTGGTAAAAAAGGGGACGATGTACGCATAGACTGGGGCTATTTTTATCTGGCTGCAGCTGCAGAGAAGCAGACTTCCATGAAGCTGGGTGAATATCACGCAGTGAAAAGTGAATTTAATGAAAGTGGCGTATTGGTAGCCAAAGAGGGTGAAGTATCGCAGAAGATGCAGGAAGAGATGCCTGTATTGGCTTATAGCCGGAATCTGGGAATGGTGGATGTTTCATCAAGCAATGGATATCTGATGATTGGATACGATGATTTGTATTCCATCCAGTATTTTAACGAGAACCTGCTGCCTTATTGGAAACGCAACGGACAGGTTGATATTTATCAGGCTTTTGAGAAAGCTTCTTCCAATTATGCTTCTGTAATGCAACGTTGCAATGATTTTGACGGAACGTTAATGGAGCAGGCTGCAAAAGACGGAGGCGAAATGTATGCCGAACTTTGTGCGTTGGCCTATAGACAGGCTATTGCTGCCCATAAATTAGTGGAAAGCAAGGAGGGTGATCTTTTGTTCTTTTCAAAAGAGAATTTTAGTAACGGCTCCATCGGAACGGTAGATGTTACCTATCCTTCGGCTCCCATGTTTCTGGTATATAATCCCGAATTATTGAAGGGTATGCTGAATCCGATCTTTTATTACAGTGAATCGGGCAAATGGAACAAACCCTTCGCTGCTCACGACGTAGGTACCTATCCGTTGGCTAACGGTCAGACTTATGGCGGCGATATGCCGGTGGAAGAATGTGGTAACATGCTAACCCTTACCGCTGCGATTGCTATAATGGAAGGAAATACCGATTATGCAAAAAAGCACTGGACGGTACTTACAACCTGGGCGGATTATTTGCGTAAGGAGGGTCTTGATCCCGAAAATCAGCTTTGTACAGACGACTTTGCCGGTCACTTTGCACACAATGCAAACCTTTCGGTGAAAGCGATCATGGGGATTGCCGGTTATGGTATTATGGCCGAGATGATGGGCGAAAAAGAGATTGCAAACGAGTACCTGAGCGAAGCAAAAGCAATGGCAGCCAAGTGGGAGTCGATGGCTAACGATGGCGATCATTACAAACTGACCTTCGACCAGGCAGGAACCTGGAGTCAGAAGTACAACCTCATCTGGGATAAATTGTTTGCTTCTACTATATTTGCTTCTGATATTGCTACGAAAGAGATGTCGTATTATCGTACGAAACAAAACAAATACGGATTACCTTTGGATAGCAGAAAGACCTATACCAAAAGTGACTGGATTTTGTGGAGTGCATGTCTGACAGATAATCCGGATGATTTTAAGGAATTGCTGGTTCCGGTATACAATTATGCAAACGAAACAACTACACGGATGCCTTTAAGTGACTGGCATGAAACAACCGACGGTAGTTCTGTTGGTTTCCGTGCCCGGTCGGTTGTGGGTGGGTATTTTATGAAAATGCTTGAGAATAAGATGAAAGCTGTTAAGACGACAACTGCTGGTAAAAATGATTGA
- a CDS encoding glycoside hydrolase family 43 protein, with protein sequence MIEMKINRCIWMLTFILVLVGNSVTGKGKDKGPFPVPLGDPFILLHEGTYYAYGTHSDKGIEVYVSDNLKTWSRPAHLPDGLALNKEDVWADRWFWAPEVYLVNGTFYMYYSADEHICVATSKSPLGPFKQEKKEPMIADEKCIDNSLFIDDDGKPYLFFDRFNDGLNIWVAELTDDLLQIKRETMRPCIHVSQPWEMIWPRVNEGAFVMKHEGMYYMTYSANSYESPFYGIGCATATDVNGPWTKYEHNPLLQCPGDLVGVGHSAMFRDKKGQLRIVFHAHKDKESIHPRAMYIGKVKFRKQKGSSEQTMYIDPEYITPVLKK encoded by the coding sequence ATGATTGAGATGAAGATAAACAGGTGTATATGGATGTTGACCTTTATATTGGTATTGGTCGGCAATTCTGTGACAGGTAAGGGGAAGGACAAAGGTCCTTTCCCTGTTCCGTTGGGCGACCCTTTCATTTTATTGCACGAGGGAACCTATTATGCGTATGGTACCCACTCGGATAAGGGAATTGAGGTGTATGTGTCTGATAATCTTAAAACGTGGTCGAGACCGGCTCATCTGCCCGACGGACTGGCCCTGAATAAGGAAGATGTGTGGGCCGACCGTTGGTTCTGGGCGCCTGAAGTATACCTGGTGAATGGTACCTTCTATATGTATTATTCGGCCGACGAGCACATCTGTGTGGCAACGTCCAAATCTCCCCTGGGTCCGTTTAAACAGGAAAAGAAGGAACCTATGATTGCGGATGAGAAATGTATCGACAATTCCCTCTTTATAGATGACGATGGAAAGCCTTATCTTTTTTTCGATCGGTTCAACGACGGACTGAATATCTGGGTTGCCGAGCTTACAGATGATCTGCTTCAGATTAAACGTGAAACCATGAGACCCTGTATTCATGTTTCTCAACCTTGGGAGATGATATGGCCCAGGGTGAATGAGGGGGCATTTGTAATGAAGCACGAAGGGATGTATTACATGACCTATTCGGCTAACAGCTATGAAAGTCCGTTTTACGGAATAGGCTGTGCAACTGCAACCGATGTAAACGGTCCGTGGACGAAATATGAACACAACCCGTTATTACAATGTCCGGGCGATTTAGTGGGAGTAGGTCATAGTGCCATGTTCCGCGATAAAAAAGGACAGTTACGTATTGTGTTTCATGCGCATAAGGATAAGGAGTCTATCCATCCCCGGGCTATGTACATAGGGAAGGTAAAATTCCGTAAACAAAAAGGAAGTTCTGAACAAACCATGTATATCGATCCGGAATATATAACTCCGGTATTGAAAAAATAA
- a CDS encoding glycoside hydrolase family 2 protein gives MKKQVLLCCLLATVMGANAQWKPVGDKIKTKWAEQINPAAVLPEYPRPAMERAEWKNLNGEWAYAIREKGGVEPAAFDGTILVPFAVESSLSGVQKTVGEKNELWYKRTFTVPASWKGKQVMLNFGAVDWKTDVFVNDILIGSHQGGFTPFSFDVTPYLVNKGEQKLVVRVWDPTEKGFQPIGKQTSRPEGIWYTAVTGIWQTVWLEPVAVNHVTAIKAIPDVDKELVDVTVSAAKCCAADYIEVAILDGGKQIATAKGVAGKALRLAVKSPKLWSPENPVLYDMKVSLFSNGKKIDEVSSYTAMRKISTKRDANGIMRMQLNNKDYFQYGPLDQGWWPDGLYTAPTDEALLYDIKKTKDWGFNMIRKHVKVEPARWYYHCDKEGILVWQDMPSGDHGNRWEPHVYNGGTDKNRSNESIANYYQEWKEIMDLCISHPSVVMWVPFNEAWGQFKTEEVIAWTKKYDPSRLVNPASGGNHRACGDVLDLHNYPGPNMFLFDAVRVNVLGEYGGIGLPLEGHLWQQGKNWGYVQFKNSDEVTAEYVKFANELKDMVKRGFSAAVYTQTTDVEGEVNGLMTYDRKVIKINEKAVKEANQSVIRMLE, from the coding sequence ATGAAAAAACAGGTGTTGTTGTGTTGCCTGCTGGCAACGGTTATGGGGGCGAATGCCCAGTGGAAGCCCGTCGGTGATAAGATTAAAACCAAATGGGCGGAACAGATAAATCCAGCCGCTGTATTGCCGGAATATCCTCGTCCTGCTATGGAACGGGCGGAATGGAAGAACTTGAATGGCGAATGGGCATATGCCATCCGCGAAAAAGGAGGCGTTGAACCTGCTGCGTTCGACGGAACTATCCTGGTTCCTTTTGCTGTTGAATCTTCTCTTTCGGGTGTACAGAAAACAGTTGGAGAGAAAAATGAATTATGGTATAAACGCACGTTTACGGTACCTGCCTCATGGAAAGGAAAACAGGTAATGCTTAATTTCGGTGCTGTAGATTGGAAAACGGATGTATTTGTGAACGATATCCTTATTGGTTCGCATCAGGGTGGTTTCACTCCGTTCTCGTTCGATGTAACCCCTTATCTGGTAAATAAAGGAGAACAAAAACTGGTGGTTCGCGTTTGGGACCCAACAGAAAAGGGATTTCAACCTATCGGAAAGCAGACTTCCAGACCGGAAGGAATCTGGTATACAGCTGTAACAGGTATCTGGCAGACAGTCTGGCTTGAACCGGTTGCTGTAAATCACGTTACTGCAATCAAGGCTATTCCGGATGTTGACAAGGAGTTGGTAGATGTAACTGTTTCTGCTGCTAAGTGTTGTGCAGCCGATTATATTGAAGTGGCTATCCTGGACGGAGGAAAACAGATTGCAACAGCTAAGGGCGTTGCCGGTAAGGCATTGCGCCTGGCAGTGAAGAGTCCGAAGTTATGGAGTCCCGAAAATCCGGTTCTTTACGATATGAAGGTTTCTTTGTTCAGCAATGGTAAGAAGATTGACGAAGTTTCATCATATACCGCGATGCGTAAGATTTCAACAAAAAGAGATGCAAACGGCATTATGCGTATGCAATTGAACAACAAAGATTATTTCCAATATGGTCCGCTTGACCAGGGTTGGTGGCCCGATGGTCTGTATACAGCTCCAACAGACGAAGCATTGTTGTATGATATCAAAAAGACTAAGGACTGGGGTTTCAATATGATTCGTAAGCACGTAAAGGTGGAGCCTGCACGTTGGTATTATCATTGTGATAAGGAAGGTATCCTGGTTTGGCAGGATATGCCTAGCGGCGATCACGGAAACCGTTGGGAACCTCATGTATATAATGGCGGAACCGATAAAAACAGAAGCAACGAATCCATCGCTAACTACTATCAGGAATGGAAAGAGATTATGGATCTGTGCATCTCGCATCCTTCGGTTGTAATGTGGGTGCCTTTTAATGAAGCCTGGGGTCAGTTTAAAACTGAAGAGGTGATTGCGTGGACTAAGAAGTATGATCCATCCCGCTTGGTTAATCCGGCCAGTGGAGGAAACCATCGTGCTTGCGGTGATGTATTGGATTTACACAATTATCCGGGACCGAATATGTTCTTGTTTGATGCTGTAAGAGTAAATGTATTGGGCGAGTACGGCGGAATCGGACTTCCATTGGAAGGTCACCTGTGGCAACAAGGCAAAAACTGGGGATATGTTCAGTTCAAGAACAGCGATGAGGTGACAGCCGAATACGTGAAGTTTGCCAATGAGTTGAAAGACATGGTTAAACGAGGATTTTCTGCTGCAGTTTATACCCAGACTACCGATGTAGAGGGCGAAGTGAACGGGTTGATGACCTACGATCGTAAAGTAATAAAAATTAACGAAAAGGCCGTTAAGGAGGCAAATCAGAGCGTGATTCGCATGCTTGAATAA
- a CDS encoding TonB-dependent receptor — MKKYCFVLLMMLFFTTLSYAQVTTSAISGKIVDVQKQALPGATVVAIHLPSGTYYSGVSNVDGYYAIMGMKPGGPYRIETRYIGYEKSDLVGINLPLGETFIYNPVMNESSIALNELVVVAAPGFNTQRTGASANISSQQLQLMPSISRSVSDFTRLVPQAASSNGGTSFSGTNNRYNSFQVDGVVNNDVFGLAGTGTNGGQAGIQPISLDAIEQIQVVIAPYDVRQSGFTGGGINAITKSGSNDFKGSAYFYGNNQDFVGTTAGKNVENRKKLDKQTDMQFGVSLGGALIKNKLFFFVNGEITDKSYPTSYNVGEGSNVTKEEADQVMNHLMSISGGYNGGGYGPMDVTTKSYKILERIDWNINDNNKFTLRHSYVSGKQLNYSLSANGLRFNDNGYYMNSKTHTFAAELNTKLNNTMNNELRVGYTRVRDNRDFGSTPFPYVKVKLDNLRYIEMGTERYSTANRLDQDIVTLTDNFNLSFGSHQLTFGTHNELFMLENLFIRENFGSYVYSSLADFLSIGSAKEAKPEEYNYSFSNETITGSKNWAPSFGAMQLGLYVQDKWNLTDNFNFTYGLRVDIPLYLDKPSINEKFNASEIAKSRDLATNKMPSSTPLFSPRVGFRWDINRDNSFLLRGGAGIFTGRIPFVWISNSFGNTGVEYIRTRLQTADLKNINFKFSPDPYNQPLGKAMTSTEVDVVSKDFKYPQSFRVNLAVEKMLPFDIRGTLEGIYTKKMNDIYYQNINIEESGKMLNNFKDKRPLYGPSISADYTSVILLSNTNEGYSYNVTGKLEKSFDFGLDLMAAYTYGVSKGVNDGTSSQAYSNWSYNENWRGSNNPEVSYTDFDQPHRIIASASYKVAYGKNLATSIALFYSGNSGSRYSLCYNGDLNKDGVKGNDLIYVPTNSEIDAMLIKPLTNLPADKQRTDLKAYINSEESGLKDLQGKYAERNGLITPFEHHFDLRIMQDFYLMVGGRKHTLQVNLDVLNIGNLFNRAWGTVNSPGYSYTPIKVESIASDGTPTFSFTKPASNALYNQSDYNSRWRAQLGVRYIF; from the coding sequence ATGAAAAAGTATTGTTTTGTTCTATTAATGATGTTGTTCTTTACAACCCTATCGTATGCACAGGTTACAACATCTGCAATCTCAGGTAAAATTGTGGATGTACAAAAGCAGGCACTACCAGGTGCAACGGTAGTTGCCATTCACCTTCCTTCGGGAACTTATTACAGCGGTGTTTCAAACGTAGATGGCTATTATGCAATTATGGGTATGAAGCCCGGAGGCCCCTATCGGATTGAAACTCGTTACATCGGGTATGAAAAGTCGGATTTAGTAGGAATCAACCTCCCTTTGGGCGAGACTTTCATCTATAATCCGGTTATGAATGAATCTTCAATTGCACTTAATGAATTGGTAGTAGTAGCTGCGCCTGGTTTTAATACGCAACGAACAGGAGCTTCGGCCAACATCTCTTCGCAGCAATTGCAGCTGATGCCTTCAATTTCAAGAAGCGTAAGCGACTTTACAAGATTGGTCCCTCAGGCAGCCTCATCCAATGGAGGTACCTCTTTTTCCGGAACAAACAATCGTTACAATAGTTTTCAGGTAGACGGAGTGGTGAACAACGACGTGTTTGGTCTGGCAGGTACCGGAACCAACGGCGGACAGGCTGGTATTCAGCCCATATCTCTGGATGCTATTGAACAGATTCAGGTGGTTATTGCCCCGTACGACGTTCGCCAGAGTGGTTTTACCGGCGGAGGAATCAATGCGATCACCAAATCGGGAAGTAACGATTTCAAGGGAAGTGCTTATTTCTATGGTAATAACCAGGATTTTGTGGGTACCACTGCCGGAAAGAATGTGGAAAACAGGAAGAAGCTGGACAAGCAGACAGATATGCAGTTTGGTGTAAGTCTTGGTGGAGCACTTATCAAGAATAAACTATTCTTCTTTGTGAACGGCGAAATAACCGACAAAAGTTATCCTACCTCCTACAATGTAGGTGAAGGATCGAATGTTACCAAAGAGGAGGCCGATCAGGTGATGAACCACCTGATGTCAATCTCGGGCGGTTACAACGGAGGCGGATATGGTCCGATGGATGTTACCACTAAATCGTATAAGATACTCGAGCGTATCGACTGGAACATAAACGATAACAATAAGTTTACGCTCCGCCATAGTTATGTAAGCGGAAAACAGCTTAACTACTCGCTTTCGGCCAACGGATTACGCTTTAATGACAATGGTTATTATATGAACAGCAAGACACACACATTTGCTGCCGAATTGAATACGAAGCTTAACAACACGATGAATAACGAGTTGCGCGTAGGATATACACGTGTTCGTGATAACCGCGATTTCGGTTCTACTCCTTTCCCATATGTTAAGGTGAAACTTGATAATTTACGGTATATTGAAATGGGTACGGAGCGTTACTCAACAGCCAACCGCCTGGATCAGGATATTGTTACTTTAACCGATAACTTTAACCTGAGCTTTGGTTCGCATCAGCTTACCTTCGGAACACACAACGAACTGTTCATGTTGGAAAATCTTTTCATCCGCGAGAACTTTGGTTCCTATGTGTATAGTTCTTTAGCCGACTTCCTGTCTATCGGTTCCGCCAAAGAGGCAAAGCCGGAGGAATATAATTATTCATTTTCAAATGAAACAATTACCGGAAGTAAGAATTGGGCTCCCTCCTTCGGAGCCATGCAGCTGGGGTTATATGTGCAGGATAAATGGAATCTGACCGATAACTTTAACTTTACCTATGGTTTACGGGTTGATATACCGCTCTATTTGGATAAGCCCAGTATAAATGAAAAGTTTAATGCCTCCGAGATTGCAAAATCGCGTGATCTGGCTACAAACAAAATGCCGTCATCTACACCGTTATTTTCTCCCCGTGTAGGTTTCAGATGGGATATCAACAGAGATAATTCATTTCTGCTTCGAGGCGGGGCAGGTATCTTTACGGGAAGAATCCCGTTCGTATGGATTTCAAACTCTTTCGGAAATACCGGCGTAGAGTATATACGTACACGTTTGCAGACTGCCGATCTGAAAAATATTAATTTCAAATTTAGTCCGGATCCCTATAACCAGCCGTTGGGCAAGGCGATGACCAGTACTGAGGTAGACGTGGTGTCGAAAGATTTTAAATATCCGCAGTCATTCCGTGTAAACCTGGCTGTCGAAAAAATGCTTCCGTTTGATATCCGTGGAACCCTGGAAGGTATCTATACCAAGAAGATGAACGACATCTATTATCAGAATATCAATATCGAAGAGTCGGGCAAAATGTTGAATAATTTTAAGGATAAACGTCCCTTATACGGACCTTCTATTTCTGCCGATTATACATCTGTTATCCTGTTAAGCAATACCAACGAAGGTTATTCTTACAACGTAACAGGAAAGTTGGAGAAATCGTTCGACTTCGGATTAGACCTGATGGCTGCCTATACCTACGGTGTATCGAAAGGGGTGAACGACGGTACATCCAGTCAGGCCTACTCCAACTGGTCATACAATGAAAACTGGCGCGGATCCAATAACCCGGAGGTTTCTTATACCGATTTCGATCAGCCTCACCGTATTATCGCTTCGGCATCTTACAAGGTGGCCTACGGAAAGAACCTGGCCACTTCCATCGCTTTGTTTTACAGCGGAAACAGCGGCAGCCGCTATTCGTTGTGCTATAATGGCGATTTAAACAAGGATGGTGTAAAGGGAAATGATCTGATTTACGTTCCTACCAACTCGGAAATAGATGCCATGCTAATCAAACCTCTGACAAATCTGCCTGCCGATAAGCAACGGACCGACCTGAAGGCCTATATCAACAGCGAAGAAAGTGGCTTGAAAGATTTACAGGGTAAGTATGCCGAAAGAAACGGACTGATTACGCCATTCGAACATCATTTCGATTTACGCATCATGCAGGACTTCTATCTGATGGTAGGAGGTAGAAAGCATACTTTGCAAGTAAACCTGGATGTGTTGAATATCGGTAATTTGTTTAACAGAGCCTGGGGTACCGTAAATTCGCCGGGTTATTCCTATACGCCGATAAAGGTTGAAAGCATCGCTTCGGATGGTACACCTACCTTCTCGTTTACCAAACCAGCCAGCAATGCTTTGTACAACCAGAGCGATTATAATTCACGCTGGAGAGCTCAGCTGGGTGTAAGGTATATTTTCTAA
- a CDS encoding DUF3823 domain-containing protein, whose protein sequence is MKLLSNILSFTLLATLLWSCGLDNYDEPKSKLYGKVTYNGEALGLRGTGEAIQMQLYQDGFELRDPITVYVGQEGTFEALLFDGEYKLVTKDKNGPWVNTRDTMVVNLKGSTQCEVKVTPYFTISGDAISLNGNTLSATCAINKVVATANIDRVMLLLSKTSFVDEVNNIARKDFSGMTAGNASLSMDLTGNANVASAKALYARIGVKTSGADQAIYSKVIKLK, encoded by the coding sequence ATGAAACTACTATCAAATATTTTATCATTTACATTGTTGGCAACGCTTCTGTGGAGCTGCGGTTTGGATAATTACGACGAACCTAAATCAAAATTGTATGGTAAAGTTACCTACAATGGCGAAGCACTGGGTTTGAGAGGCACAGGTGAAGCGATTCAAATGCAATTGTATCAGGATGGCTTTGAACTACGTGACCCTATTACCGTATATGTTGGTCAGGAAGGTACCTTCGAAGCACTGCTTTTCGATGGCGAATATAAATTGGTGACCAAAGATAAGAATGGCCCCTGGGTGAATACCCGCGATACCATGGTGGTGAATCTGAAGGGAAGTACCCAATGCGAAGTGAAAGTTACCCCATATTTTACCATTTCGGGTGATGCCATTTCGTTGAATGGTAATACACTGAGTGCAACCTGTGCGATTAATAAAGTGGTGGCTACGGCAAATATCGACCGTGTGATGCTTTTGTTAAGCAAAACATCGTTTGTTGACGAGGTTAATAACATTGCCCGTAAGGACTTTTCCGGAATGACTGCCGGAAATGCCAGCCTGTCGATGGACCTGACCGGTAATGCGAATGTGGCTTCAGCCAAGGCTCTTTATGCCAGAATCGGAGTGAAGACTTCGGGCGCAGATCAGGCCATTTATTCAAAAGTGATTAAGCTTAAGTAA